In Halovivax gelatinilyticus, the following are encoded in one genomic region:
- a CDS encoding histidine kinase N-terminal 7TM domain-containing protein gives MLGTLGVEFEYTIYTPILLGAAGVMATIGGYAWRNREVTGASTFAVLMAATTIWAVGYALQLAGANEATIRFFANVNHVGVAIVPVAWFCFTLQFGVRENVLTRRAIGALSAIPVGYLALVVTNEYHHLVRSPIELMTVGDVLVSDHGFGIAFWIHAAYGYGLMLGGIVVLAHLLVWSPRVYRRQVSLLLLGAAVAVATNVVYHAGYSPFSHLDLTPFSFTLTGIIFFVAIYHYRLFDLAPVARSFVVDTLDDGIVVLDRSNRVVDCTDTAAAMLDTEAAPAIGRPFETLLPTDARVVDRRDRDPLRSDGRPDASSGSAEHEGASSLVDDTTASRYRDPDDESIGFDDEQTDEETLDGAGSDGDILDHASTSEIHLETRDGTRYIECSTTPVLDLGGTSLGRTVVLRDVTETRELEAAVDDTLARLRRSNEELESFAAVISHDLRGPLRTTERYLSLLGREESTPRAGTTARNRDGERSSESVEPAVSSDENATSTEQELLDVARENTRRAQEMVDDLLSYSRIGAAGETFEPVDCDRVVRAVRDGLRYEIDDRDATVEIERLPTVYGVEHLLFRLFQNLIANALAYAGDEAPHIVVSGSMTDEYAELSVSDDGVGIDPIYQERLFQLFERGPQTGSDDGTGMGLAICQKIVDVHDGEIWLESTPGEGTTVTVRIPVESDRRCAGEGRGERDEPRNDRPAPVGTRTGNRRN, from the coding sequence GTGCTCGGAACGCTCGGAGTGGAGTTTGAGTACACGATATACACGCCGATTCTACTCGGTGCCGCCGGAGTCATGGCGACGATCGGCGGCTACGCCTGGCGAAACCGGGAGGTCACCGGCGCGAGTACGTTCGCCGTCCTCATGGCCGCCACGACGATCTGGGCCGTCGGCTACGCGTTACAGCTGGCCGGCGCGAACGAGGCGACGATCCGGTTCTTCGCCAACGTCAATCACGTCGGGGTGGCGATCGTCCCGGTCGCCTGGTTCTGTTTCACCCTGCAGTTCGGCGTCCGGGAGAACGTGCTGACCCGTCGAGCGATCGGGGCGCTCTCTGCGATTCCCGTCGGCTACCTCGCGCTGGTCGTCACGAACGAGTACCACCACCTGGTTCGATCGCCGATCGAACTGATGACCGTCGGCGACGTCCTCGTCTCGGATCACGGCTTCGGCATCGCGTTCTGGATTCACGCCGCCTACGGCTACGGCCTGATGCTCGGTGGGATCGTCGTCCTCGCACACCTGCTCGTGTGGTCGCCACGCGTCTACCGGCGCCAGGTCAGCCTGCTCTTGCTCGGGGCGGCGGTCGCGGTGGCGACGAACGTCGTCTACCACGCCGGCTACAGTCCGTTCTCCCACCTCGATCTCACCCCGTTTAGCTTCACCCTCACTGGCATCATCTTCTTCGTCGCGATCTATCACTACCGGCTGTTCGACCTCGCGCCGGTCGCCCGCTCGTTCGTCGTCGATACGTTAGACGACGGCATCGTCGTCCTCGATCGATCGAACCGCGTGGTCGACTGTACCGACACCGCGGCGGCGATGCTCGATACGGAGGCCGCCCCGGCGATCGGCCGTCCGTTCGAGACGCTGCTTCCGACCGACGCGCGGGTGGTCGATCGACGAGATCGCGATCCGCTCCGGTCGGACGGTCGCCCGGACGCGTCGTCCGGATCGGCCGAACACGAGGGTGCGTCGTCGCTCGTCGACGATACGACCGCGTCCCGGTATCGCGATCCCGACGACGAGTCAATCGGATTCGACGACGAACAGACCGACGAAGAGACGCTCGACGGCGCCGGATCCGACGGGGACATCCTCGACCACGCGTCGACGAGCGAGATACACCTCGAAACGCGCGACGGCACGCGCTATATCGAGTGTTCGACGACGCCCGTTCTGGACCTGGGCGGGACGTCGCTCGGCCGGACGGTCGTCCTCAGAGACGTCACCGAAACCAGGGAACTGGAAGCCGCCGTCGACGACACGCTAGCGCGATTGCGCCGGTCGAACGAGGAACTCGAATCGTTCGCGGCGGTGATCTCACACGACCTCCGCGGACCGCTGCGAACGACCGAACGATACCTCTCGCTGCTCGGTCGCGAAGAGTCGACACCGAGGGCGGGAACGACGGCTCGAAACCGGGACGGTGAGCGATCAAGCGAGTCGGTCGAACCGGCCGTTTCGAGTGACGAGAACGCGACCTCGACCGAGCAGGAGTTGCTCGACGTGGCGCGCGAGAACACGCGTCGCGCCCAGGAGATGGTCGACGACCTCCTCTCGTACTCACGAATTGGCGCGGCGGGCGAGACGTTCGAACCCGTCGACTGCGACCGAGTCGTCAGGGCGGTCAGAGACGGCCTGCGATACGAGATCGACGACCGCGACGCGACGGTCGAGATCGAACGCCTCCCGACGGTGTACGGCGTCGAGCACCTGCTCTTTCGGCTGTTCCAGAATCTCATCGCGAACGCCCTCGCCTACGCCGGCGACGAAGCCCCACACATCGTCGTCTCCGGCAGTATGACCGACGAGTACGCCGAACTCTCGGTCAGCGACGACGGCGTCGGGATCGATCCCATCTACCAGGAGCGCCTCTTTCAGCTGTTCGAACGCGGCCCGCAGACGGGGTCCGACGACGGAACCGGGATGGGGCTGGCGATCTGCCAGAAGATCGTCGACGTCCACGACGGCGAGATCTGGCTCGAATCGACCCCGGGCGAGGGGACGACCGTCACCGTCAGGATACCGGTCGAATCCGATCGTCGTTGCGCTGGAGAGGGTCGAGGCGAACGAGACGAACCCCGGAACGATCGGCCAGCGCCGGTCGGCACGCGGACCGGAAATCGACGTAATTAG
- a CDS encoding SlyX family protein has product MDSTTRNPDEIDDRLDRLESLIETQQETIEELTTRNEAQQETIEQLEAITDERPTGGKLSELPAVSRRSALAGLAGLAGLGAMSSSTSATTPQGQVGTEDHPLNALHTVDLEATEIAAENDGDDDETTAIQGHASALDVEAATKGVAGIADADADNAPVEEIVPAGVEGTATGDGATHGVRGVSESINGRGIAGFATSDDYDHSTFTGSGIGVVGVTDRSGDDDGISDSGGVFGMATAESGTAYGVIGRTESPDGWGVRGMDMSGDGHGVYSYGDSKTDGDHETTGDTVLGGELSFSDDTPQRTAGPIAKGSINSDGSIENAVNVSDAEWNEGEERYRITLTDENYFYDDYVTTITPTTSALWRVTSNSNQIIVEFEDTDGDPLQRDFQFVTFDLPSGTETTAADARTGESTDDTEADDERASSSAGSTPDSHE; this is encoded by the coding sequence ATGGACTCTACTACCAGAAACCCTGACGAGATAGACGACAGACTCGACCGACTCGAATCACTCATTGAAACACAACAAGAGACGATCGAGGAACTGACAACCCGTAACGAGGCCCAGCAGGAGACGATCGAGCAACTCGAAGCGATAACGGACGAGCGACCGACTGGGGGTAAACTTAGCGAACTCCCGGCAGTTAGCAGGCGGTCGGCACTGGCAGGGCTCGCCGGTCTGGCCGGTCTGGGGGCGATGTCTTCGTCGACGAGTGCGACAACCCCACAGGGACAGGTCGGCACCGAAGACCACCCGCTCAACGCGTTGCACACGGTCGACCTCGAGGCGACCGAAATCGCCGCGGAGAACGACGGTGACGACGATGAGACGACCGCGATACAGGGTCACGCGAGCGCGTTGGACGTCGAGGCGGCTACGAAAGGCGTCGCGGGAATCGCGGATGCGGACGCCGACAACGCCCCAGTAGAGGAGATCGTTCCTGCCGGCGTCGAAGGAACGGCGACGGGCGATGGAGCCACGCACGGCGTCAGGGGCGTCTCGGAGTCGATTAACGGCCGCGGTATTGCGGGATTCGCGACCTCGGACGACTACGACCATTCGACGTTCACGGGGTCGGGGATCGGTGTGGTGGGCGTCACCGATCGTAGCGGCGATGACGACGGTATCTCCGACTCCGGCGGCGTCTTCGGGATGGCAACAGCCGAAAGCGGAACTGCCTACGGCGTTATCGGGCGAACCGAGTCCCCGGACGGATGGGGTGTTCGCGGGATGGACATGTCCGGGGACGGGCACGGGGTATACTCGTACGGTGACAGCAAAACGGATGGCGATCACGAAACCACCGGAGATACCGTTCTCGGCGGCGAACTATCCTTTTCTGACGACACTCCACAACGGACCGCCGGTCCGATCGCGAAGGGATCGATCAACTCCGATGGATCGATCGAGAACGCAGTCAACGTTAGCGATGCCGAGTGGAACGAAGGCGAGGAGCGATATCGAATCACGCTGACCGATGAGAATTATTTCTATGACGATTATGTTACCACAATAACTCCGACGACGTCGGCATTGTGGCGGGTAACGAGTAATTCCAACCAAATCATCGTCGAGTTCGAGGACACCGACGGAGATCCTCTCCAAAGAGATTTCCAGTTCGTGACGTTCGATCTCCCGAGTGGAACGGAGACGACCGCAGCCGACGCCAGAACCGGTGAGAGTACTGACGATACCGAGGCTGACGACGAGCGGGCGTCGTCGAGCGCGGGCTCAACACCCGATTCCCATGAGTGA
- a CDS encoding CARDB domain-containing protein produces the protein MSDRRFSGTQHAGAILAVVIVLGLTVAVPGTVTADSSAVDLECTEGDGGGPVYLANSGLAVVDNDSAPDEAYPSFPDNETIHLDDDDYPNVTFSAGGDAELRLENRTTERICLAAVDATEYEILIDPANLSAVTVNGSVDGLAFGDLDFDVDDEPEVVYNASDAISLTIHDTGLEEGDSIAIESLDSDAVDAEVDADSNGSLLLDLPAGEHRLSLSTASSGGGLPGLPPPPPDEEPAAFEISDVEIDPASVDPGDSVTVSATVTNVGEETGGHAVELAVDGDVVAEESVHLAGGGSERVTFTVVLDEPGAKSLSLDGESIGSVAVADPDDSTGESDDDGGTEAPDSDDADEPLDPETDSEGDDGSSWFPIALAAGVLIAVGLGGAYHLGYLGGSDATRGGPAPSADRSAADDGPEDDRPDDTRDSDERTAESTDDRSPTEAVGETDGETGDPAETDGDVAGDDLDADDAVEPPDRSD, from the coding sequence ATGAGTGATCGACGGTTCAGCGGGACTCAACACGCTGGGGCCATCCTCGCCGTCGTGATCGTTCTCGGTCTCACCGTCGCCGTCCCGGGAACGGTAACGGCCGACTCGAGTGCCGTCGACCTCGAGTGTACCGAAGGCGACGGCGGCGGTCCCGTCTACCTGGCCAATTCGGGCCTCGCGGTCGTCGACAACGACTCCGCACCGGACGAAGCCTATCCGTCGTTCCCTGACAACGAGACCATCCACCTGGATGACGACGATTATCCGAACGTCACGTTCAGCGCGGGCGGCGACGCCGAACTCCGACTGGAGAACCGGACGACCGAGCGGATCTGTCTCGCCGCGGTGGACGCGACGGAGTACGAGATTCTAATCGATCCGGCCAACCTGTCCGCCGTCACGGTCAACGGGTCGGTCGACGGACTCGCGTTCGGCGACCTCGACTTCGACGTCGACGACGAACCCGAGGTGGTTTACAACGCGAGCGATGCGATCTCGCTCACCATCCACGACACCGGCCTCGAGGAGGGCGATTCGATCGCGATCGAGAGCCTCGATTCGGACGCCGTCGACGCGGAGGTCGACGCCGATTCGAACGGCTCCCTCCTGCTGGATCTCCCGGCCGGCGAGCACCGCCTGTCGCTGTCGACGGCGTCTTCCGGTGGCGGTCTCCCGGGTCTGCCGCCACCGCCGCCGGACGAGGAACCGGCCGCGTTCGAGATTTCCGACGTCGAGATCGACCCCGCGTCGGTCGATCCGGGCGACTCGGTGACGGTGAGCGCCACGGTGACGAACGTCGGCGAGGAGACGGGCGGGCACGCGGTCGAACTCGCGGTCGACGGCGACGTGGTGGCCGAAGAGTCGGTGCACCTCGCCGGTGGCGGCTCCGAGCGGGTCACGTTCACGGTCGTGCTCGACGAGCCGGGGGCGAAATCGCTCTCGCTCGACGGCGAGTCGATCGGCAGCGTCGCGGTCGCCGATCCGGACGACTCCACCGGCGAGTCGGACGACGACGGCGGAACCGAAGCGCCCGACTCGGACGACGCGGACGAGCCGCTCGACCCCGAGACCGACTCGGAGGGTGACGACGGGTCGTCGTGGTTCCCGATCGCGCTCGCCGCCGGCGTCCTGATCGCCGTCGGTCTCGGCGGCGCCTACCACCTCGGCTACCTCGGCGGCTCGGACGCGACGCGCGGTGGGCCGGCCCCGTCGGCCGACCGGTCGGCTGCGGATGACGGACCAGAAGACGACCGGCCCGACGATACCCGAGATTCCGACGAACGGACGGCCGAGTCGACCGACGATCGCTCGCCGACGGAGGCGGTCGGGGAGACCGACGGCGAAACCGGCGACCCAGCCGAGACCGACGGAGACGTTGCCGGCGACGATCTGGATGCCGACGACGCCGTCGAGCCGCCGGATCGATCCGACTAG
- a CDS encoding heptaprenylglyceryl phosphate synthase encodes MQLDWTGIDHVTKVDPEKPMPADPSSLLSATDLVMVGGSDGVTEANTLEAIEAVREAAPDVPIFQEPYDAAQVTKDTIDAVDVLSVPAVYNGDMDHFVGKHLSMFAKLASKPSSVLGTSLPVVGSVIESKGEEIAAELTEKIVGEGYVIQHVDSAAAQTAGVREPFSTDEVAGAALATETFYDFPIFYVEYSGTYGGPEDVEAAANQLEETVLLYGGGIDSQEKAEEILDAGADAIVVGDCFHDDPAKFESTIPR; translated from the coding sequence ATGCAGCTAGACTGGACCGGGATCGACCACGTCACGAAGGTCGATCCGGAAAAACCCATGCCGGCCGATCCGTCGTCGCTGCTTTCGGCGACCGACCTGGTCATGGTCGGCGGCTCGGACGGCGTCACCGAGGCGAACACCCTCGAGGCGATCGAGGCGGTTCGCGAGGCGGCCCCCGACGTCCCGATCTTTCAGGAACCGTACGACGCCGCCCAGGTCACGAAGGACACGATCGACGCGGTCGACGTGCTCTCGGTGCCGGCCGTCTACAACGGCGACATGGACCACTTCGTCGGCAAGCACCTCTCGATGTTCGCCAAACTAGCGAGCAAACCGTCGTCGGTCCTCGGGACGAGTCTCCCGGTCGTGGGTAGCGTCATCGAGTCGAAAGGAGAAGAGATCGCCGCCGAGCTCACTGAGAAGATCGTCGGCGAGGGCTACGTCATCCAGCACGTCGACTCGGCGGCGGCACAGACCGCCGGCGTCAGGGAACCGTTTTCGACCGACGAAGTGGCCGGCGCCGCGCTCGCGACCGAGACGTTCTACGACTTTCCGATCTTCTACGTCGAGTACTCAGGCACCTACGGCGGCCCCGAGGACGTCGAGGCCGCGGCAAACCAGCTAGAAGAGACGGTTCTGCTCTACGGCGGCGGGATCGACTCGCAGGAAAAGGCCGAGGAAATCCTAGACGCCGGGGCCGACGCAATCGTCGTCGGCGACTGCTTCCACGACGATCCGGCGAAGTTCGAATCGACGATCCCGCGGTAG
- a CDS encoding DJ-1/PfpI family protein — protein sequence MGEFDVEIVLFDGFDELDAVGPYEVFDTARAFGADLSVSLVTLAERERVTASHGLRVEPDGTLAEPAESSTLPDLLVVPGGGWTTADGGVRRVVDDGALPDAVEGHYAAGTTVASVCTGAMILAEAGLLDGRPATTHRVALDDLADAGATVRESRAVDDGDVLTAGGVTAGIDLALWIVEREFDVEIADAVATELEHERRGEIAR from the coding sequence ATGGGCGAATTCGACGTCGAAATCGTACTGTTCGACGGATTCGACGAACTGGACGCGGTCGGTCCGTACGAGGTGTTCGACACGGCGCGCGCGTTCGGCGCCGACCTTTCGGTTTCGCTGGTCACGCTCGCCGAGCGCGAACGGGTGACCGCCAGTCACGGCCTCCGGGTCGAACCGGACGGGACGCTCGCCGAGCCAGCGGAATCGTCGACGTTGCCCGACCTGCTGGTCGTCCCCGGTGGCGGGTGGACGACGGCCGACGGGGGCGTTCGCCGAGTCGTCGACGACGGCGCACTTCCGGACGCCGTCGAGGGCCATTACGCAGCCGGGACGACCGTCGCCTCCGTCTGTACCGGCGCGATGATCCTGGCCGAGGCCGGGTTACTCGACGGTCGGCCGGCGACCACCCACCGCGTCGCCCTCGACGATCTCGCGGACGCGGGTGCGACGGTCCGCGAGTCGCGGGCCGTCGACGACGGCGACGTGCTGACGGCCGGAGGCGTCACCGCCGGGATCGACCTCGCGCTGTGGATCGTCGAACGGGAGTTCGACGTCGAAATCGCAGACGCCGTCGCGACGGAACTCGAACACGAACGCCGGGGAGAGATCGCCCGCTGA